A stretch of the Deinococcus detaillensis genome encodes the following:
- a CDS encoding molybdopterin-dependent oxidoreductase: MTPLTPPRENKVHFPVDRRPGLWIRPTLLIGLTMLVALPIIIAWIQYGFFGLPAVANPVRAFPGSSGFPLWLRTAHYISFVLMLLLIRSGLSILADHPRLYRHQDCTPNSEWIRFTPLAVPTDRIWTAKDDARYISPLWSLPGYRHTVGVARHWHFLSVLFWVLTGVIYVALLFAQGHWARLVPTYWGILPDAWRIFVHYATFHLPPEPDGFYAYQALQQLAYFAVVFVMAPLSILSGLAMSPALDGRFAWYPRLFDGRQGARSLHFLLMVGFSVFLMIHVALVLTTGVVRNMNHIVMGTDTGGPAGWMLGTVGIIVALALLFAAYWVSWHHPRALQLAAHRSVGTLTLRTLDPLTPKSEFSTADISPHFWSNGKLPTSQEWQTLLSEDFEGFKLRVSGLVNHPVELSLGEIMALGQHHQITLHHCIQGWSGVAEWGGLPMSALIDLVQPQPEARVVVFHSFGEGLYGGEYYETLSMKDARHPQCLLAYEMNGEQLGANHGAPLRLRAENQLGYKMIKWISSVEFVASEKEVGQGFGGANEDHEYFDLVPNI; this comes from the coding sequence ATGACACCTTTAACACCTCCACGGGAAAATAAGGTTCATTTCCCGGTAGATCGCCGCCCGGGTCTGTGGATCCGGCCAACGTTGCTGATCGGTTTGACAATGCTGGTCGCGCTGCCGATCATCATTGCCTGGATTCAGTACGGGTTCTTCGGCCTGCCCGCTGTAGCAAATCCAGTTCGCGCCTTCCCCGGCTCTTCCGGTTTTCCGCTGTGGCTGCGAACCGCGCATTACATCAGTTTCGTCTTGATGCTTCTCTTGATCCGCAGCGGCCTGTCGATTCTGGCCGATCACCCTCGCCTGTACCGCCACCAAGACTGCACCCCCAATTCGGAATGGATTCGCTTCACGCCGCTGGCGGTGCCGACCGACCGCATCTGGACGGCCAAAGACGACGCCCGTTACATCTCGCCGCTATGGAGCCTACCCGGCTACCGCCACACCGTCGGCGTAGCGCGACACTGGCACTTCCTCTCGGTGCTGTTCTGGGTGCTGACAGGCGTGATTTATGTAGCATTACTGTTCGCACAGGGCCATTGGGCGCGGCTGGTGCCGACCTACTGGGGCATTCTCCCTGACGCTTGGAGAATCTTCGTTCATTACGCAACCTTTCACTTGCCTCCCGAGCCGGACGGCTTTTACGCCTATCAAGCCTTGCAGCAACTCGCTTATTTCGCCGTCGTGTTCGTGATGGCCCCGCTGTCGATTCTGAGCGGCCTCGCCATGTCGCCCGCGCTGGATGGCCGCTTTGCGTGGTATCCACGTTTATTCGATGGGCGGCAGGGCGCGAGGTCACTGCATTTCCTGCTGATGGTAGGTTTCTCAGTGTTTTTGATGATCCACGTTGCTCTGGTTCTCACCACTGGCGTTGTCCGAAATATGAACCATATCGTTATGGGTACAGACACCGGTGGCCCCGCCGGATGGATGCTCGGCACAGTCGGCATCATCGTTGCCCTCGCCCTCCTGTTCGCAGCCTACTGGGTGTCCTGGCACCATCCACGTGCCTTGCAGCTGGCGGCCCACCGCAGTGTTGGGACGCTGACTCTGCGGACACTTGATCCCCTGACGCCCAAGTCTGAATTCAGCACAGCGGACATTTCCCCACATTTTTGGTCCAACGGTAAGCTGCCGACTTCGCAGGAATGGCAGACCTTATTGTCTGAAGACTTTGAGGGATTTAAGCTGCGGGTGTCGGGCCTGGTCAATCATCCGGTTGAACTCTCACTGGGCGAGATCATGGCGCTGGGTCAGCACCATCAAATCACGCTGCACCACTGTATTCAGGGCTGGTCAGGCGTGGCCGAGTGGGGCGGGCTGCCGATGAGCGCTCTGATTGATTTGGTACAGCCCCAGCCCGAAGCGCGGGTGGTGGTGTTTCATTCGTTCGGTGAAGGGCTGTACGGCGGGGAATATTACGAAACGCTCTCCATGAAAGACGCCCGCCATCCCCAGTGCCTACTGGCCTACGAAATGAACGGCGAGCAGTTGGGAGCCAACCACGGTGCGCCGCTGAGGCTGCGGGCCGAGAACCAACTTGGGTACAAGATGATCAAATGGATCAGCAGTGTTGAATTCGTTGCCAGCGAGAAGGAAGTGGGACAGGGCTTTGGCGGCGCAAACGAGGATCACGAGTATTTTGACCTTGTGCCGAACATCTGA
- a CDS encoding cupin domain-containing protein, translating to MVLKAGTGLPEHTAPGPISVLVLDGCAAFTSQGTQLDLGPHELVTLPARVPHAVMALEDSALLITIAEPVTHTSAVGLGREQQAEKEQAHKQD from the coding sequence ATGGTGCTGAAGGCGGGAACAGGCCTGCCAGAGCACACCGCCCCCGGCCCGATCAGCGTCTTGGTGCTTGATGGCTGCGCCGCGTTCACTTCTCAGGGCACGCAGCTTGACCTCGGCCCACATGAGCTGGTCACGCTGCCTGCCCGCGTCCCGCATGCTGTGATGGCGCTGGAAGACAGCGCACTCCTGATCACCATCGCTGAACCTGTCACGCACACCAGTGCTGTTGGTCTCGGGCGTGAGCAGCAAGCAGAGAAAGAGCAAGCTCACAAGCAGGATTGA